In Penaeus vannamei isolate JL-2024 chromosome 4, ASM4276789v1, whole genome shotgun sequence, a single window of DNA contains:
- the LOC113827622 gene encoding dipeptidyl peptidase 1-like: MRASTKPDTTRASLSIMLLRAVLFAVCASLAWSDTPANCLYEDIRGTWTFQETERSGDSSLSCDALGPVVHTKTFTLSFPNTVMDELGNEGTWTMIYNQGFEININERSYFAFSYYEGDFTSSTSYCDRTFNGWSRDKTVRNWSCFSAQKNTKTTPRVTRKVTKPLSTRAFKNDLKMVEEINSAQTSWQAKAYPQHEKYSVEEMFLRAGGPGSVLPNPPSPAPATPQQKARVSFLPENFDWRDVEGVNYVSDVRDQASCGSCYVFASMAQLEARLRMATRNQRQDVFSTQDAVSCSVLSQGCMGGFAYLIAGRYAMDQGVVAEECNPYTALDDPCDTDASCARTYVSEYEYVGGYYGACNEELMLQALVEKGPLPVGYMVYDDFRNYEGGIYHHTGFKNDFNPLEATSHAVLLVGYGVDSTTGEKYWTCKNSWGADWGEDGFFRIRRGTNECSIESMAFDATVIP, translated from the exons ATGCGCGCAAGCACCAAGCCTGACACAACACGGGCTTCTCTATCCATCATGTTG TTACGTGCCGTTCTATTCGCCGTCTGCGCGTCCCTGGCCTGGTCGGACACGCCGGCCAACTGCCTGTACGAGGACATCCGCGGCACATGGACCTTCCAGGAGACGGAGCGGTCGGGCGACAGCAGCCTCAGCTGCGACGCCCTCGGCCCCGTCGTCCACACCAAGACCTTCACCCTCAGCTTCCCCAACACTGTCATGGACGAGCTCGGGAACGAAGGAACGTGGACCATGATTTACAACCAAGGGTTCGAG ATTAACATCAACGAAAGGTCGTACTTCGCCTTCTCCTACTACGAGGGTGActttacctcctccacctcctactgcGACCGCACCTTCAACGGCTGGTCACGTGACAAGACCGTCAGGAACTGGTCTTGCTTCAGTGCTCAAAAGAACACGAAG ACGACCCCAAGAGTGACTCGAAAAGTAACAAAGCCCCTTTCAACGCGGGCCTTCAAGAACGACCTCAAGATGGTGGAGGAGATCAACAGCGCTCAGACGTCGTGGCAAGCAAAGGCTTACCCTCAGCATGAGAA ATATTCAGTCGAAGAGATGTTCCTCCGCGCGGGAGGTCCTGGCAGcgtcctccccaaccccccctcccccgcccccgcgaCCCCCCAGCAGAAGGCCCGCGTCTCCTTCCTGCCGGAGAACTTCGACTGGCGTGACGTGGAGGGCGTGAACTACGTGAGTGACGTGAGGGACCAGGCTTCGTGCGGCTCCTGCTACGTCTTCGCCTCCATGGCTCAGCTGGAGGCGCGCCTGCGAATGGCCACCCGCAACCAGCGCCAGGACGTCTTCTCAACGCAG GATGCCGTGTCGTGCTCCGTGCTGTCCCAGGGCTGCATGGGCGGCTTCGCCTACTTGATCGCCGGACGCTACGCCATGGACCAGGGCGTCGTGGCCGAGGAGTGCAACCCTTACACTGCACTT GACGACCCTTGCGATACGGACGCTAGTTGCGCGCGCACCTACGTGAGCGAGTACGAGTACGTGGGCGGTTACTACGGCGCCTGCAACGAGGAGCTCATGTTGCAAGCGCTGGTGGAGAAGGGTCCCTTGCCCGTCGGCTACATGGTCTACGACGATTTCCGTAACTACGAGGGCGGCATCTACCACCACACTGGTTTCAAGAACGACTTCAATCCCCTCGAG GCAACATCTCACGCCGTCCTGCTGGTGGGCTACGGCGTGGACAGCACCACAGGGGAGAAGTACTGGACGTGTAAGAACTCGTGGGGCGCGGACTGGGGCGAGGACGGCTTCTTCAGGATCAGGAGAGGAACCAACGAGTGCTCCATCGAGTCCATGGCCTTCGACGCGACCGTTATTCCTTAA
- the LOC113827608 gene encoding LOW QUALITY PROTEIN: dipeptidyl peptidase 1 (The sequence of the model RefSeq protein was modified relative to this genomic sequence to represent the inferred CDS: inserted 2 bases in 1 codon), producing MLKLSAIRWYKSADKMFRQHSRLSDIMFRAVLFAVCVSLAWSDTPANCLYEDIRGTWTFQETERSGDSSLSCDALGPVVHTKTFTLSFPDTATDELGNEGTWTMVWNQGFEVNINERSYFAFSYYEGDFTSSTSYCDRTFNGWSRDKTVRNWSCFSAQKNTKTTPRISGKVRAPLPSGPFKNDQKMVDDINASQTSWKAKVYEKHDKYTVEEMFLRAGGPGSVLPNPPSPAPATPQQKARVSFLPENFDWRDVEGVNYVSDVRDQGGCGSCYVFTSLAQLESRLRIATRSQRQDVFSTQDVVSCSLLSQGCAGGFNYLIAGRYAMEQGVVADECNTYTGQDDLCDTDTSCARTXSDYQYVGGYFGACNEELMLQSLVENGPLSVAYMVYDDFFNYEGGIYHHTGFKNEFNPLEMVSHAVLVVGYGVDSTTGEKYWTCKNSWGADWGEDGFFRIRRGTNECSIESMAFDATVIP from the exons ATGTTGAAATTATCAGCAATCAGATGGTATAAGAGCGCTGACAAAATGTTCCGTCAGCACTCTCGGCTCAGCGACATCATG TTTCGTGCCGTTCTATTCGCCGTCTGCGTGTCCCTGGCCTGGTCGGACACGCCGGCCAACTGCCTGTACGAGGACATCCGCGGCACATGGACCTTCCAGGAGACGGAGCGGTCGGGCGACAGCAGCCTCAGCTGCGACGCCCTCGGCCCCGTCGTCCACACCAAGACCTTCACCCTCAGCTTCCCCGACACCGCCACGGACGAGCTCGGCAACGAAGGCACCTGGACCATGGTCTGGAACCAGGGCTTTGAG GTTAACATCAACGAAAGGTCGTACTTCGCCTTCTCCTACTACGAGGGTGActttacctcctccacctcctactgcGACCGCACCTTCAACGGCTGGTCACGTGACAAGACCGTCAGGAACTGGTCTTGCTTCAGCGCCCAGAAGAACACCAAG ACCACGCCTCGCATCAGTGGAAAGGTCAGAGCACCTTTGCCTTCAGGACCTTTCAAGAACGACCAGAAGATGGTTGACGACATCAATGCTTCCCAGACGTCCTGGAAGGCTAAGGTCTATGAAAAACATGACAA GTACACCGTCGAAGAGATGTTCCTCCGCGCTGGAGGTCCCGGCAGcgtcctccccaaccccccctcccccgcccccgcgaCCCCCCAGCAGAAGGCCCGCGTCTCCTTCCTGCCGGAGAACTTCGACTGGCGTGACGTGGAGGGCGTGAACTACGTGAGTGACGTGAGGGACCAGGGAGGATGCGGCTCCTGCTACGTCTTCACCTCCTTGGCTCAGCTGGAGTCCAGACTGCGCATCGCCACTCGCAGCCAGCGCCAGGACGTCTTCTCCACGCAG GACGTCGTCTCCTGCTCCCTCTTGTCCCAAGGATGCGCGGGAGGCTTCAACTACCTCATCGCCGGACGCTATGCGATGGAACAGGGCGTCGTGGCTGATGAGTGCAACACCTACACCGGGCAG GACGACCTGTGCGACACGGACACCAGCTGCGCGCGCAC TAGTGACTACCAGTACGTCGGCGGTTACTTCGGCGCCTGCAACGAGGAGCTCATGTTGCAATCGCTGGTGGAGAATGGGCCGTTGTCTGTTGCTTACATGGTCTACGACGACTTCTTCAACTACGAGGGCGGCATCTACCACCACACCGGATTCAAGAATGAGTTTAATCCGCTGGAG ATGGTGAGCCACGCAGTCCTGGTCGTCGGCTACGGCGTGGACAGCACCACAGGGGAGAAGTACTGGACGTGTAAGAACTCGTGGGGCGCGGACTGGGGCGAGGACGGCTTCTTCAGGATCAGGAGAGGAACCAACGAGTGCTCCATCGAGTCCATGGCCTTCGACGCGACTGTTATTCCTTAA